In Methanococcoides sp. LMO-2, the genomic stretch GTACACTTAAATTTTCAATATCATCAATGTTCTTCACAGGATGTTCTATAACATAGGGAGCACCCTGTCCTTTGCCATAAGGAAAACCTATTTTGCCTCCAAATTCCCAGGCACCGCAGGAAGCATATCCATACATCGGTGTCTCTTCATAACCATGCAGGCGCATTGAAGCTAACTGTGCTTCAAAACACTTGTTTCCATCTGCATACCAATCACCAAGAGATATACCAAGAATCTTTGAAGAATATCCCAAAGCAAAAGGAACCACAGGTACACGATCCGGTTTTTGTCCGGACATAACTGCCATCATCCGTTCAGGTGATGTCATCCTCTGTGCCATTATTTATTGCCCCCTTATAGACTACTGTTTTGGCTTTAGCTTTTGGAAGATTTACAATACTATATTATCTAAATTCTGAAAGCTAATATCCCCCAAAATATCACCAATAAGAACTCTGTTTAACTTCCTAATAAATCAGAGTGTTAGAAAAATATACAAATCTTAGATTAGTACAGAAAAATGACCAATAATAATCAAAAGACCTCAGCTCCAGAGCTTACATAATTTCATAAACAAGGTCCTTTAGAAGACCTCAGCAAAAACAAAGATTTACTTATATTAGTGCCAAGAGCATTTATCAACGATCATAGCTTTCACTTATATTCTGCATAATTTTACTCAGCAGTAAACATAAAAATAAAAACCACTCTCCATTAACTTCCTAAACACCGATAAATTCATATTCTAACCTACCCAATCATTGACACCTAACCATGTAGAGGGATTTAAGATGATAAGTGTCAACGAAAAGGGCTTAGCTATTATTGATGAGATGTTAGACTGGGAAGAAGAGATCAAGGTCGAGTCAAAGGAACTTGAGAACGGCGCTACCATCATTGACTGTGGTGTCAATGTTGAGGGTGGCTATGATGCAGGTATGTACCTCTCACGCCTCTGCCTTGCAGACCTTGCAGAGATCTCATACACAAAGGTCGACCTCGATGGTCTTCCAGTACCAGCTATTCAGGTTGCTACAGACCACCCTACCATCGCATGCATGGCATCCCAGTATGCAGGATGGAGAATTGCAGTCGGTGACTACTTCGGTATGGGCTCCGGTCCTGCAAGAGGCCTCGGTCTTAAGCCAAAAGAGCTCTACGAAGAGATCGGCTACAAGGACGATGCAGATGCAGCAGTTCTCGTAATGGAATCCGACAAGCTCCCAACCGAGGAGATCGTTGAGTACATCGCAAAGCACTGCAGTGTTGAACCACAGAACGTTTACGTCGCAGTAGCACCAACATCATCAATCGCAGGTTCAGTACAGATCTCCGCAAGGGTTGTTGAAACAGGTATCCACAAGCTCGAGTCCATCGGCTTTGACATCAACACCATCAAGAGCGGTTTCGGTGTAGCACCTATCGCACCAATTGTCGGAGACGACACAAAGTGCATGGGTTCAACCAACGACTGTATCATCTACTGTGGTGAGACCTACTACACCGTTGACTACGGAGACGCAGAGAAGCTCGAAGACTTCGTAAAGAAGGCACCATCCACCACATCAAGGGACTTCGGTAAGCCATTCTTCACAACCTTCAAGGAAGCAGGTTTCGACTTCTTCAAGGTCGATGCCGGTATGTTCGCTCCTGCAAAGATCACCATCAACGATGTCGCAACCAAGAAGTCATTCACCAGCGGTCGCATCAACCCTGGCATCCTTCTCGAATCATTCGGCATCAAGAACGTATAATCTTATTAATTCGATATGCAGCCGATATGGCTGTATAATCTCTTTTTTTAATGGAGTTATCATGGAAGTAATCAATAATGCCAACGGCATCGGCGGACTTCTGACATCTTTCAGAGAGCTTGTTAAGGATTCAAAGAAAGTAATGTTCATCGGAACCACTGGCTTCTGCACACCTTTTGCAGAGATAATGTCATTCGTCCTGAGAGACACACCTATCGAGGTAGGCTTCATTCCCGACATCCGCAACCACGAAGCAAAGGCAATAGTATCCACACCAAGCGGCATGCAGATCGGTGAAGATGTCGACTATCACGCAGATACCGTCGTCCTTCTGGGCGGACTAGCAATGCCAAAGATGAACATCGACGTAAATGATATCAAAAAGAACATGGAAGACATTCTTGAAGGTGCTGACAGCACAACTGTGATAGGAGTATGCTTCCAGTCAATGTTCGATACCCAGTGCTGGATCGGACCCATCGACTTCGACTACATCATCGATTCCGACATGGCAGTAAGCACTATCAAGGTGTGAGCCAAAAGCACACCTTATTCTTTCTTATTTTTGCAATTACGATCGCAAATGGCAACGGTACTGCCATATTCATGAGAAAATTGTTGCATAGCTCACGGGCACAACAGAATCATTTGATGTAAGCATCAACCACAACATGCCAGACGCCGGGAGAATACTTCTTGATGTGATGACATCCGCATATCTCTGCATCCCTGCCAAGAGCAGAGGCAGCATCTTTGATCCGCCTGATCGGACGATCGAAAACCAGTGCCTCAGGTGTGGTCTCATGATAATGCAGCATTCCGCCTTCCTTTCGGATAGCTCCAATACCTTTGTCAAGATAATGATGCGTGGTTCCCACGTAGCCCATGATCACCCTGTCAGCAACTCCCTGCGGAGTTACCTCACCGCAATCACCATTGATAGCTTCCACAACTCCCTCAAGGTAGTTCAGGCGGATATTCTCAAGCAGGTAATTGTAGGACACCGGATTCAGCTCAATTGAATAGACCTTTTTGGGCTTGCCGTGGACTGCAAGTGGTATCGAGAAGTAGCCGATGCCTGCGAACATGTCCACCACGACCTCATCCCTGCCAAGCTTGCTCATGCGCTTTCTCTCGGCAAGGTTGCCCTTTGAGTACATGATCTTAGTCGCATCCAGTTTGAAGGAACAGCCATGCTCCTTCTGAATGGTCTCGGTGTCCTCTCCAATGATGACCTCACGATCAGGTTCCCTGAAAGTTCCCCTGATGCCAAAATCCTGCAAAACACACCTGCACCTGGGATTGATCTCCAGTAGTTTCCTTGCGATGTCCTCCCTGTAGCTTTGCAGCTCCTCAGGGATGGTAACGATCACGATGTCGCCGAGCACCTGCCAGCCTGACGGGACGCGGCCGAGCAGATCCTCAGGGATGATCCCATCCAGGTGCTCCTTCAGGGACATGGCAGCACGATAGAATTCCGGCTCCTCCTGTTCGATGATCTCAAATCCATCAACACAGGCAG encodes the following:
- a CDS encoding DUF2124 family protein, with the translated sequence MEVINNANGIGGLLTSFRELVKDSKKVMFIGTTGFCTPFAEIMSFVLRDTPIEVGFIPDIRNHEAKAIVSTPSGMQIGEDVDYHADTVVLLGGLAMPKMNIDVNDIKKNMEDILEGADSTTVIGVCFQSMFDTQCWIGPIDFDYIIDSDMAVSTIKV
- a CDS encoding class I SAM-dependent methyltransferase family protein, with the protein product MTDSGRSMKAVVIPVRDVEKVKAELISRDVLDKSRKIRIVEHPDGRFAEVPVTACVDGFEIIEQEEPEFYRAAMSLKEHLDGIIPEDLLGRVPSGWQVLGDIVIVTIPEELQSYREDIARKLLEINPRCRCVLQDFGIRGTFREPDREVIIGEDTETIQKEHGCSFKLDATKIMYSKGNLAERKRMSKLGRDEVVVDMFAGIGYFSIPLAVHGKPKKVYSIELNPVSYNYLLENIRLNYLEGVVEAINGDCGEVTPQGVADRVIMGYVGTTHHYLDKGIGAIRKEGGMLHYHETTPEALVFDRPIRRIKDAASALGRDAEICGCHHIKKYSPGVWHVVVDAYIK
- the mch gene encoding methenyltetrahydromethanopterin cyclohydrolase, whose product is MISVNEKGLAIIDEMLDWEEEIKVESKELENGATIIDCGVNVEGGYDAGMYLSRLCLADLAEISYTKVDLDGLPVPAIQVATDHPTIACMASQYAGWRIAVGDYFGMGSGPARGLGLKPKELYEEIGYKDDADAAVLVMESDKLPTEEIVEYIAKHCSVEPQNVYVAVAPTSSIAGSVQISARVVETGIHKLESIGFDINTIKSGFGVAPIAPIVGDDTKCMGSTNDCIIYCGETYYTVDYGDAEKLEDFVKKAPSTTSRDFGKPFFTTFKEAGFDFFKVDAGMFAPAKITINDVATKKSFTSGRINPGILLESFGIKNV